CAGCATGCGGCCACTGTTGTTTTGGAACTTCATATATCTCTCATGTCAATGCCTGCCACCCTCTAGCATAATATGATATCATGCACCATGCCATGCCAACCCCAAGTTTCCAAGGGCATAATATGCAACAAACTACTGCTAAAAGTAACTGTAAAATGGATTAGATGCAATAGGAATTTGTGAGATGGTTTCTTACAGCTGATGTTATTTGAGATCCTTATCGGGTCCATATATCATGATATCTCATACATCATCAATCTTGAACCTGCATTCTGAATCTCCTTCGGAAAAGTAATGCACACATTTGATTGGTAACATTCAGGCAATCACCATCATTCATACTGGAACGAAATATATTTAAATGAAATTGGATCTGGTTGTGTAGATGAAGCTTAATAGAAGGAATTACCAAAGGCccaaagaaaataaaatctttaaaattaaTAAGGTAGTTGAAATAGATATTCATGAATTAAATCTCAAGCCTATTTCATTCTCAGAAGAAAAACACAATAGCAAAGTTGAGTTAATTGTAAAAATAGATAGATGGGGGTGGAAATGACACGAAGAACAAGAAAGCAACTAATATATGCCAAACATGGATAAAATAATGGTGACTGCCTGATACCCATTCTTATAGAGATGATTTAGACTGAACTGAATGAGTCTGAAACCGGAAACATATATCTTATAGCCAGAGTTGACAGCACTATTTTAACATAGATGTATGACCGCACGAGTGCTTGAGAAAAGAGGATGTGAGCTCTGTTAGAAAACTCTAAACTAGATTTGACAATCTGAATCTTTGATTTAGTGAAAGGCAGGGAAGGAGCAGACTGTGTTTTATATTATGTTTGAATATCGGGTATCATTTGGATGTGCTTGTGATGACTGATGAGCATAAGACTTGTGTGACATGACTTTCACGTGGTATTCTGCAAAGATGAAAAATGACATGTATTCTTGCTTATCATTAACATTGAGGGAGAGTAGAAGAATATTGATAAAATTCGAAGACTTGGGTGCTTTTCATATTCAAGAGTGTTTTTTGAACAATAACAATGTACttttatgtaattaaaattagtttaatcGAATTGTTTATTAATTGCTGTCTTAAAGGTTATTTCACTGGTTAGCAGATTTGAGTGTTAGTGATTGTGTTTCTTCCCTATAAAGTATTAATCTATTACATACACACACTTTGATGTTCTCCAGATTTTGCAGAGCTTTTTTTATTTGAACCCTCCATTTTGTGAACAACAATTTCATCTTTTATTTAGAGTTATTTGTTAAATTAGAAATATTACATTGGTCAAGGAATATTTCAGGCCTTTAAAGGCCTGAATTTACTGAAGACATGATGGATTAGTTTTGGTATGAGGACAGATGTGTTTAGGTAAGCCTAAAGCCAGTTCATATATTGGATATTTCTCTGAAGACTATCAGATGAGTTGAAAAAGAATTAGCAATCTCATTATGGAATGACCAGAGAAAATGAAAACAATTTGGTGGAGcacataaaattattatttttgcttATTAGCATCACTTATCACATCACTACCATTTCTATGTTATTTAAAATGCCAACTTGAATGGCTGAAATAGGTTGGTGGAATTATGAATATTTCCTTTTTGTCTGTAATGAATTGTGATGGGATTTTAAGCAGAAGGTAAGGAAGATGAGTTAAGAAATTGATGGTGGATTTCCTCTTAAGCAATACGTGATTATCTTCTAGTctggatttttgaagaaaaaaagaggggtTGTATGGTGCTTTATGGCCTATTACTGCTTCTAAGTCTAATAAAGCTGACTGCATTATAATTAAAGAGTGCTTATTCCTTCCATCACAGATTTGATGGCAGATTCATTAACATTGCTAAGCAGGTCATCAAGAAGGGGTGCCCTGTAGTTAATTCTTACTGTCCTGTGGGCTACTTTATTAAGTTAGATTCTGATAGAAGATTCTTTGTCCGGTTGAGCAGTCTCACTAAATGGATCAGAGGGACTGATTAGCTAGACAAAAGGGAGGGTGACTTACACAGGGGCCTTGATGCCACAGTTAACTATCAATTTGTAAATTGTAAAGATTGTCCCGCAGCTTCTGTGCTTAACATTTGTGAGTTAGACAATGGATTCCACATTGATGAGCTTGCCTCTGATTACTTATATTGCTTTCTATTGTGAAAATTGCATTTGCATGTGGCTATAAATTTCTCTTAATGTTTTCTTGAAATTACTATATTGTGCATAATCCTGAACTAATTGAGATTCATGGGGCATAAGGCATATTCTTCCTTTTGGGGAGCACAGCTAAAGTATTTTCAAGTTGTCATAAGGGCATTTGATCGTATGCTAGATTGTAAAAGTTCAAGTGTGATTTCCTATTATGTTCACATTTCATTCTACAGTATTGAATTGAATCCTCACTGTGTGACAGCTAGTATTCAAACATCAGAAGGCAAAGAAAGGTGATGGCTGTATCACTAGAAAATGTTTTAGGTTGAATCTGAACCTTTGGATGCTAATGAAATGTATTTTGAGTCTGTAATGAGGGTAAATTGTCTGTTAATGAAGTTGCTAACAAGGACGGTAAATGCAGATATAGTCAAGAGATGCTCCAATTTTTCTATTTAGGAGACTCAACGCTTCTAAGGCAAGAAATGGAATTATATGAAAAGTAAGAGAAGCAAAAATCTCCTTAGGTTCCTTTGATCCTAGCAACAAGTTATACATGTACTTTTCCAAATGAAAACTGCTACATGAAGAGTCCTATGACATTGGACTTATCAAGAGAGTCCTATGACATTGGACTTATCAGAACTTAGGAGTTTAGATGGTTCGCTGATGTTGAGAAACAACCTCCTATTAAACAAACATCATGAAGTAGGTAGACTTGCCTGTTTGTCTTTTTTAAGTATTCCCTTGATGTATTTTCACATCATTGCGCATCCTGTATTAGTCGTGTTACACTGAAAGTTCATGTTTACATTCTGACTGCATATATGATTATAGAGAGACACCACACTTTTACTGTACAGAGGATTTTACAGATACATGAATCACTTCATCTTTTCTGAAACTGTTTAAACTTTCATTTAACTGAAGTATATggttcttttcttcattttagcTATGCCAAAATTAGGGATTTCCCAAGTTGCATGAAGACTGTCAGAGTAGTGAAAGCAGTCATAAGCATCAACAACTGATTACAATGTTCAGATTTTCATAGAACAAACTTCTGAAAAATTGTTAAGATCTTTGACTTGTCTCCCTTCAAATATGCTAAAACCTGTCCTGCAGGAAATTGCTTAAAGTCTGGTGGATTAGTGATCCAACAGAAACTTCTTGCTGATTCTTTGCATTATAGTTCAGATCAAAAGGTTTTTCTTGTTCAGGGGATGAATGTGACAACATTGAAATGTCAATTTTTGTTCACAAGAGTGGAAATAGTTAAAAAGAATTTTGGATGGATCATGTATTTGCTTGTTTCTAGAATATTGATGTAACAAAATTGtgtttatctctttttttaaatttttagtgagattACTAATATCTTTGGTTTATGAAGTTGTTCTCTTACTTGTAAGTCCAAATGTTTCTGTTTTTACAGGCAAGAGATAGCCAAACTTCAAAACAAAGAAATGAATCTCAAAAAAGCAGCTGCTAAAGGCAGCAAAGCTGAACAGAAAGCCAAGAAGAAGCAAGTAGAGGATGAGATATCTCGACTGTTATCACAACTTAAAGCTAAGCACTCAGAGGAACTTGCTTCGTTGGGCTACGAAAACACTGACAGCTCAGAGAAGGGCAGTCTAGATAGTTTGGTAAAAGCTATAGCTGGTGTTTCTGTCACCAATCACAGTGAATCCACAAAGCCCAGCAAGGGAGCAAGGAGGCGTGGGAGAAGAGCTCAAGAAGCAGCAGCAAGAGAGCAGAGGATACAGGAAGAACAAAGTAACATCATTAGTGATCGTATGATTGAAAATGAGAGTTTGGAGAGAAAGCTTGAGCCTCTTGGGTTGACAATCAAGGAGATCAAACCAGATGGTCATTGTTTATACCGTGCTGTCGAAGACCAATTATCACTCCTCTGCAGAAATATCTCACAGTATAATTACCAGGAGCTCCGAGAAATGGTTGCTAACTACATGAGAGAACATGCATcggattttcttccatttttcctttCAGATGGTAAGATTGAGATGGATTCAGATAGCTCACCCATGGAAAGATTTGAGAAGTATTGTGAAGAGGTTCGGACCACGGCAGCTTGGGGAGGACAGCTTGAGCTTGGTGCTCTTACACATTTGCTCAAGAAACACATTGTGATATATTCAGGGTCTTTTCCTGATGTGGAGATGGGTAAGGAATATAAATCTGATAATGGAAGTAGTGCCAGCAATCCAAGCATCTTGTTATCATACCATAGGCATGCTTATGGGCTTGGTGAGCACTACAATTCAGTGATTCCCTATGGAAAGAGGTAATAGCAGTTAGTTTATAAACAACTTGTCGAGTTGTACAAAAACCCATCTGTGGTTTTATTTGGAATCATTATGGTTGGTTAGTTCAGCTGTTTGATGTTCACTTGATCATTAAAGTGGATTAATAATCTTATAGTAACTTATTTTTTCACATTTAATAACAGAAATGTGAAGAAATAGATCAGTTTATAGGTGATGGTAAAATATGACTGTATTTGCTATATGAGTGAATTTCTTGTTAGGTGTATTTATGCTTGATAAAGCCATCCTGGCACATGGGGCTTCAATttacaattaaattttttagttaAAGTAGTTCTTTATCATTTACATTTTCTATTCAGGAAAAATGTTTGTGAGGCTTCTTCATGTACCCAACCATGCAACTTCTTGAGGTTCATGACATGTACATATAGATTATGCAGACATTTAAGATGCAGTGGAATAAGAATTTGACATATAGATCACTTTTTAGATTTGGATTGTTAATTATAAAGTGAAGTGTTGCATAAATTGCCAAAGTATAGCAACAATTTCCCTTCTAACCACCTCGAAGATTGTTCTTAGTTTACACACGTAGTGTAGACAAATGATCTTCTCTATAGTCTGAACTTTTGTGGAATCCACCTCTCTGTTTTCTTGATGTCACACGTCAATGGAATGTGTTTTCTTTTTGTAGTTTTTAATTGCAGGGATCCTGCTAGAGCCTTAGAGCATCTAATCATGTCAACACCAGATATATGTTGTAATAACAACTGGTAGGTTCAGTTATGTTGCTGCAGTAGGATGCAGTTGGATTGGGTCAACTAGATTTTTTTTCCCTCAATTATCTGTTAAAACAAAATTCtcttacattaaaaaaaaaaaagaaaaagaaaatagttgGACTTCCATGGATGTGGACACACCTGTTAGTTGGAAAGTCCTATTGATGTAGCCGAGTTTTAGTTAGCAGTCTAGAGTCAGGTAGTTatattctttgtccttcatatacTGCCTTATTGCTATATTCTTAGGCATTAGATTAGTTATGATGAGTCTTTTAGGTTGTTTTGAGTTATTTTTAGTTTCTAGGGGCTTAATTCTAGGTTTTTGGATGTCCATCGGACGAATGGTTGAGGTTAGAGATCAACCATGGTGTTCTTTTAGTGATAGTctcgtatttttaatttttgcaacTAATGCTAATCAGTTCATTTGGGGCGGGAATTGTTTTTAATTTTAAAGATGCTAATCAGAAAAAGCATTGAAGAATGGGGAATTCCTCTTAATTTGAAGCTAAAAGATGTGCATATTGAACCGTCCTCTCTAACCGATGCAAAGATGGGAACAGTGGGGAATCATTAGGTACAGAAAGAAAGatggaaagaggaaaaaaaaaaggtaatgaaataaggaaaagaaagaaagagaagtaaAAAGGGGGCTGGCTGCTGTTGTCAACTGTTCCCCTCTATATTATTCCTTCTCTCTTGTCAGCAGATCCAATCATCAATTCTTGGCAGCCTGGTCATAGTGGTTTATCTGCTTCTTAGGTTTCAGACATGTTAAAGATATAAATTTGGT
The sequence above is a segment of the Elaeis guineensis isolate ETL-2024a chromosome 7, EG11, whole genome shotgun sequence genome. Coding sequences within it:
- the LOC105049081 gene encoding OVARIAN TUMOR DOMAIN-containing deubiquitinating enzyme 5, translated to MEPAEEAEGGAPQVELQGDTTKGKRESLEEMLSRHRQEIAKLQNKEMNLKKAAAKGSKAEQKAKKKQVEDEISRLLSQLKAKHSEELASLGYENTDSSEKGSLDSLVKAIAGVSVTNHSESTKPSKGARRRGRRAQEAAAREQRIQEEQSNIISDRMIENESLERKLEPLGLTIKEIKPDGHCLYRAVEDQLSLLCRNISQYNYQELREMVANYMREHASDFLPFFLSDGKIEMDSDSSPMERFEKYCEEVRTTAAWGGQLELGALTHLLKKHIVIYSGSFPDVEMGKEYKSDNGSSASNPSILLSYHRHAYGLGEHYNSVIPYGKR